A window of the Cystobacter fuscus genome harbors these coding sequences:
- a CDS encoding fibronectin type III domain-containing protein, with protein sequence MIKNVASMVSTWAAVAGLCALLPGSAHAGPVSAANTTLFGPNVYVFDTSMPAADIQAKATSIFTQMESNQFGTERYALLFKPGTYNVLFDVGFYTHVAGLGQNPDDVLINGGVNVPAYWMPNMNATCNFWRAYENFSINASAATNNTTTIAVSQAAPLRRMHIKSAGGLWLFQVDPSTGAGGWASGGFLADSVVDGQVLPGSQQQWLARNSKWGSWGNAVWNMVFVGDINAPSQANFPTDAYTTVAQTPIIREKPYLYVTSTGQYAVFVPALQTNTQGPSWAAGSTPGTSISIDQFYIAQPSTASAASLNSALSAGKHILFTPGIYPLNDTLRVTRPDTIILGLGVPSLIPTSGQPAISVADVDGVKIAGLIIDAGAINSPSLLEVGPTGSSANHSANPTFLYDLTVRTAGPTAGKNDVGIKINSHNVVGDQLWLWRADHGEGAAWNINPTKSGLVVNGNNVTMYGLFNEHHNEYQTLWNGNGGRVYFYQSEIPYDVPNQSSWMSKNGTVNGYASYKVADTVTSHEAWGVGVYSYFRDAAVKSENAIEVPNVTGVKIHHMTTIWLNGTAGSEITHVINGQGGRVYANSPAEAMRQTINEFAGTGTPVIDTQAPTVPGSLTATAASSSQINLTWSASTDNVGVTAYDIYRNGTLVGSSGTTSYSSTGLAASTTYTFTVKARDAAGNASAASASASATTKAATGDTQAPTAPASLTATAASSSQINLTWGASTDNVGVTGYIIYRGGTQVGTSTATSYSDTGLAASTTYSYTVKARDAAGNLSAVSNTASATTQAGGTGGTGTEWTYGWDSNSATQATSWFKPTGFTAAYVIVHYAYSGISQQNVTLTFNNTTGRWELPVTGLSSGKVITYSYTYNKNGAQYDTPTYTWTKP encoded by the coding sequence ATGATCAAGAACGTAGCGTCTATGGTTTCCACCTGGGCCGCCGTGGCGGGCCTTTGCGCGCTCCTGCCAGGCAGTGCCCATGCCGGGCCGGTCTCCGCGGCGAACACCACCCTCTTCGGCCCGAATGTCTACGTCTTCGACACGAGCATGCCGGCCGCGGACATCCAGGCCAAGGCCACCTCCATCTTCACGCAGATGGAGTCCAACCAGTTCGGCACCGAGCGCTACGCGCTGCTCTTCAAGCCGGGAACGTACAACGTCCTCTTCGACGTGGGCTTCTATACCCACGTGGCGGGCCTCGGGCAGAACCCCGACGACGTGCTCATCAACGGTGGCGTGAACGTTCCGGCCTACTGGATGCCGAACATGAACGCGACCTGCAACTTCTGGCGCGCCTACGAGAACTTCTCGATCAACGCCTCGGCCGCCACCAACAACACGACCACGATCGCCGTCTCCCAGGCCGCCCCCCTGCGGCGCATGCACATCAAGAGCGCGGGCGGACTGTGGCTCTTCCAGGTGGATCCCAGCACGGGCGCTGGCGGTTGGGCCAGCGGCGGCTTCCTCGCCGACTCCGTGGTGGATGGCCAGGTGCTCCCCGGCTCGCAGCAGCAATGGCTCGCGCGCAACAGCAAGTGGGGAAGCTGGGGCAACGCCGTGTGGAACATGGTCTTCGTGGGCGACATCAACGCGCCCAGCCAGGCCAACTTCCCGACGGATGCCTACACGACGGTGGCCCAGACGCCCATCATCCGGGAGAAGCCCTACCTCTACGTCACCAGCACCGGCCAGTACGCCGTCTTCGTTCCCGCCCTGCAGACCAATACCCAGGGCCCCAGCTGGGCCGCCGGCTCCACGCCGGGCACGTCCATCTCCATCGATCAGTTCTACATCGCGCAGCCGTCCACGGCGAGCGCCGCCAGCCTCAACTCGGCGCTGAGCGCCGGCAAGCACATCCTCTTCACGCCCGGCATCTACCCACTCAACGACACGCTGCGGGTCACCAGGCCCGACACCATCATCCTCGGCCTGGGTGTCCCCTCCCTCATCCCCACCAGCGGTCAGCCGGCCATCTCCGTGGCCGATGTGGACGGCGTGAAGATCGCGGGTCTCATCATCGATGCCGGCGCCATCAACTCGCCCTCCCTGCTGGAAGTCGGTCCCACGGGCAGCTCGGCCAACCACTCGGCCAACCCCACCTTCCTCTATGACCTGACGGTGCGCACCGCGGGCCCGACGGCGGGCAAGAACGACGTGGGCATCAAGATCAACAGCCACAACGTGGTGGGAGACCAGCTGTGGCTGTGGCGCGCGGACCACGGCGAGGGCGCCGCCTGGAACATCAACCCCACCAAGAGCGGCCTCGTCGTGAACGGCAACAACGTCACGATGTACGGTCTGTTCAACGAGCACCACAACGAGTACCAGACGCTGTGGAACGGCAACGGCGGCCGGGTGTACTTCTACCAGTCCGAGATTCCCTATGACGTGCCCAACCAGTCGTCGTGGATGAGCAAGAATGGCACGGTGAACGGCTACGCGTCGTACAAGGTCGCCGACACGGTGACGAGCCACGAGGCGTGGGGCGTGGGGGTGTACTCCTACTTCCGCGACGCGGCCGTCAAGTCGGAGAACGCGATCGAGGTGCCCAATGTCACGGGCGTCAAGATCCACCACATGACCACCATCTGGCTCAACGGCACGGCTGGCAGTGAAATCACCCACGTCATCAACGGCCAGGGGGGCCGCGTCTACGCGAACTCCCCCGCGGAGGCGATGCGTCAGACCATCAACGAGTTCGCGGGCACCGGTACGCCGGTGATCGACACGCAGGCGCCCACCGTGCCCGGGAGCCTGACGGCCACCGCCGCCTCGAGCAGCCAGATCAACCTGACCTGGAGCGCCTCGACGGACAACGTGGGCGTGACCGCCTACGACATCTACCGCAACGGCACGCTCGTGGGCTCCTCGGGCACCACGTCGTACAGCAGCACGGGCCTGGCGGCTTCCACGACCTACACCTTCACGGTCAAGGCGCGCGATGCGGCGGGCAATGCCTCGGCCGCCAGCGCCTCCGCCAGCGCCACCACGAAGGCGGCCACGGGCGACACGCAGGCGCCCACCGCGCCCGCGAGCCTGACGGCCACCGCCGCCTCGAGCAGCCAGATCAACCTGACCTGGGGCGCCTCGACGGACAACGTGGGTGTGACGGGCTACATCATCTACCGCGGCGGCACGCAGGTGGGCACCTCGACCGCCACGTCTTACAGCGACACGGGCCTGGCGGCTTCGACGACCTACAGCTACACCGTCAAGGCGAGGGACGCGGCGGGCAATCTCTCGGCCGTCAGCAACACGGCGAGCGCCACCACGCAGGCGGGCGGCACGGGCGGCACGGGCACCGAGTGGACGTACGGGTGGGACAGCAACAGCGCCACCCAGGCGACCTCGTGGTTCAAGCCCACGGGCTTCACGGCGGCCTACGTCATCGTGCACTACGCCTACTCGGGCATCTCGCAGCAGAACGTCACCCTGACGTTCAACAACACCACGGGCCGCTGGGAGCTCCCCGTGACCGGCCTGAGCTCGGGCAAGGTGATCACCTACTCGTACACCTACAACAAGAACGGCGCCCAGTACGACACCCCGACCTACACCTGGACCAAGCCCTGA
- a CDS encoding LacI family DNA-binding transcriptional regulator has translation MSPPMDERSSTPGVTLEDVARRAGVSPSTVSRILNGTARVRESKRRAVERAIAELQYQPNVIARGLARGHTMSVGVITPNIASPFYNETLKGIEDSLAKAGYSPLFVSGHGNVAKEVERVALLVARRVEGIISLNSMMDDEALLHSSQRLPLVTTGRHLQGPRVTSIQLNNEQAAFEATWYLIELGHTRIAHIAGPAHNIDAQERLAGYRRALLQAGLPVDERLIAFGQFHEASGLMALNQLLETRQGFTALFIANDQMAYGARLELYRRSIRVPEDVSLIGFDDLPSSLYTTPPLTTVRQPAYDLGHAAGEAMLRMINGQQVSQPDLPLNLIVRESTMRRRD, from the coding sequence ATGAGCCCCCCCATGGACGAGCGCAGTTCTACGCCCGGGGTGACGCTGGAGGACGTTGCCCGTCGCGCGGGTGTCTCGCCGAGTACGGTGTCGCGCATTCTCAACGGGACCGCCCGCGTGCGCGAGAGCAAGCGCCGGGCCGTGGAGCGCGCCATCGCGGAACTCCAATATCAACCCAATGTGATCGCCCGGGGACTGGCTCGCGGCCACACCATGTCCGTGGGGGTGATCACGCCCAATATCGCAAGCCCCTTCTATAACGAGACACTCAAGGGGATCGAGGACAGCCTGGCCAAGGCAGGCTACTCGCCGCTGTTCGTGAGCGGTCATGGGAACGTGGCCAAGGAGGTGGAGCGCGTGGCGTTGCTGGTCGCGCGCCGTGTCGAGGGCATCATCTCGCTCAACTCCATGATGGACGACGAGGCCCTGCTCCACTCCTCGCAACGCTTGCCGCTCGTCACCACCGGGCGCCACCTGCAAGGCCCCCGGGTGACCAGCATCCAGCTGAACAACGAGCAGGCCGCCTTCGAGGCCACCTGGTACCTCATCGAGCTGGGTCATACCCGTATCGCTCACATCGCCGGGCCCGCGCACAACATCGATGCCCAGGAGCGCCTGGCGGGCTACCGTCGTGCGCTGCTCCAGGCAGGCCTGCCCGTGGACGAGCGGCTCATCGCCTTCGGCCAGTTCCACGAAGCCAGTGGCCTGATGGCGCTCAACCAGCTGCTGGAGACGCGCCAGGGTTTCACCGCCCTGTTCATCGCCAATGATCAGATGGCCTACGGCGCCCGCCTGGAGCTCTACAGGAGGTCCATCCGCGTCCCCGAGGACGTGTCGCTGATTGGCTTCGATGACCTGCCAAGCTCGCTCTACACCACCCCGCCGCTCACCACCGTGCGCCAGCCGGCGTACGACCTGGGCCATGCCGCGGGCGAGGCGATGCTGCGGATGATCAACGGCCAGCAGGTCTCCCAGCCGGACCTCCCGCTGAACCTCATCGTGCGCGAGTCCACCATGCGCAGGCGTGACTGA